The following proteins come from a genomic window of Ilumatobacter coccineus YM16-304:
- a CDS encoding NADH-quinone oxidoreductase subunit 5 family protein, with the protein MHNISLRVEESEQLQGALHLSSGWFLENLWLVALIPAIGFALIMGFGKKMPLKGSEFGLASMVGSLVVATGAAIQWMNRVDSASDHGEHSLGLVQTFGRSVPRASEGGEVEPFIEPVVNTWVWWQNSGLEFGIGSFGDGLSILLLWLVAFISLLVQIFSLDYVRGDRRYTQFFGALTLFSAGMLVMVMSENMVQIILGWEIMGLCSFMLIGHWWEDKYNSHSALKAFFTVRVGDVGLLVGTAVIFFGANQWAVDNLDSNGFNIPAIQAWALSGEGSPTLLLVGASALFIACIGKSGQFPLHTWLPDAMAGPTPVSSLLHSSTMVVAGVFLVARIYPVFWEGFNIGNGGLSFIAIIGAITIVIAALLAFVQDDIKKVLAYSTVSQLGYMMLGLGTGAWLPAVFHVFTHAFFKCCLFLCAGSISHSGSHHSFDMKKDMGGLRKHMPVTFTAWCISTLALTGVIPFAGFWSKDEIIDNVGNNGYTFLFWVGLGGAALTAMYMTRATYLTFFGEPRGAAAGIHHDDDHGYATAFREEIIHGDEIDRELVTATPRSLSSAANTGTAVADDHGDHGHDDGHDDHGHGDHGPHESGKLIIVPIIILAFLALTSGFANPTPLATGALGIDLGEGVEVIKKYVEPRPQPVAIEAIIPGGPGHALELNVPGFEAGASLAAEDGADDHHGGCGFDTPAAGSVCFFPSVTHAKPELGKVLLSLGVVAAGYAAAIAFCLAYYQRRDKRLVGLTERNKFARGGYLFLKNKYYLDVLYNNVFVYTVSRPVSKAAYWINQNVLDGTVDAVGRGGKKSGDWVYKNLDQRIVDGAVNGSGTIASETGHGLQSTQSGKVNQYGALIFGAAAVGAVVLVILNVN; encoded by the coding sequence GTGCACAACATTTCACTCCGCGTAGAAGAATCCGAGCAGTTGCAGGGTGCGCTCCACCTGAGCTCGGGCTGGTTCCTCGAGAACCTGTGGCTCGTGGCGCTCATCCCGGCGATCGGGTTCGCGCTCATCATGGGCTTCGGCAAGAAGATGCCGCTCAAGGGTTCCGAGTTCGGTCTCGCCTCGATGGTCGGTTCGCTCGTGGTCGCCACGGGTGCCGCCATCCAGTGGATGAACCGTGTCGACTCGGCGTCCGATCACGGCGAGCACTCGCTCGGCCTGGTCCAGACCTTCGGTCGGTCGGTGCCTCGTGCCTCCGAAGGCGGCGAGGTCGAACCGTTCATCGAACCGGTCGTCAACACCTGGGTCTGGTGGCAGAACTCCGGCCTCGAGTTCGGCATCGGTTCGTTCGGTGACGGCCTCTCGATCCTCCTGCTGTGGCTGGTGGCGTTCATCTCGCTGCTGGTGCAGATCTTCAGCCTCGACTACGTGCGCGGCGACCGCCGCTACACGCAGTTCTTCGGCGCACTCACGCTGTTCTCGGCCGGCATGTTGGTCATGGTCATGTCGGAGAACATGGTCCAGATCATCCTCGGCTGGGAGATCATGGGCCTCTGCTCGTTCATGCTCATCGGCCACTGGTGGGAAGACAAGTACAACAGCCACTCGGCGCTGAAGGCCTTCTTCACCGTTCGTGTCGGCGACGTCGGACTGCTCGTCGGTACCGCCGTCATCTTCTTCGGCGCCAACCAGTGGGCGGTCGACAACCTCGACTCCAACGGCTTCAACATCCCCGCCATCCAGGCCTGGGCGCTGTCGGGTGAAGGTTCGCCCACACTGCTGCTGGTCGGAGCGAGCGCGCTGTTCATCGCCTGCATCGGCAAGTCGGGTCAGTTCCCGCTCCACACCTGGCTGCCCGACGCCATGGCCGGGCCCACCCCGGTGTCGTCGCTGCTCCACTCCTCGACCATGGTCGTGGCCGGCGTCTTCCTCGTCGCCCGCATCTACCCCGTGTTCTGGGAGGGCTTCAACATCGGCAACGGTGGCCTCTCGTTCATCGCGATCATCGGTGCCATCACGATCGTCATCGCGGCGCTGCTCGCGTTCGTCCAAGACGACATCAAGAAGGTGCTCGCCTACTCGACGGTGTCGCAGCTCGGCTACATGATGCTCGGTCTCGGTACCGGCGCTTGGCTGCCGGCCGTGTTCCACGTGTTCACGCACGCCTTCTTCAAGTGCTGCCTCTTCCTCTGTGCCGGCTCGATCAGCCACAGCGGTTCGCACCACTCGTTCGACATGAAGAAGGACATGGGCGGACTGCGCAAGCACATGCCGGTCACCTTCACCGCCTGGTGCATCTCGACGCTCGCCCTCACCGGCGTGATCCCGTTCGCCGGCTTCTGGTCGAAGGACGAGATCATCGACAACGTCGGCAACAACGGCTACACATTCCTGTTCTGGGTCGGTCTCGGCGGTGCAGCGCTCACGGCGATGTACATGACCCGTGCGACGTACCTCACCTTCTTCGGTGAGCCGCGCGGCGCCGCAGCGGGCATCCACCACGACGACGATCACGGCTACGCCACGGCGTTCCGTGAAGAGATCATCCACGGCGACGAGATCGATCGCGAACTCGTCACCGCAACTCCTCGCTCGCTGAGCTCGGCCGCCAACACCGGTACCGCGGTCGCCGACGATCACGGGGACCACGGTCACGACGACGGCCACGACGATCACGGTCACGGCGACCACGGACCGCACGAGTCGGGCAAGTTGATCATCGTCCCGATCATCATCCTCGCCTTCCTCGCCCTCACGTCCGGCTTCGCCAACCCGACGCCGCTCGCCACCGGTGCGCTCGGCATCGACCTCGGCGAAGGTGTCGAGGTCATCAAGAAGTACGTCGAGCCCCGTCCGCAGCCGGTCGCCATCGAGGCGATCATCCCGGGCGGTCCGGGCCACGCGCTCGAGCTCAACGTGCCGGGCTTCGAGGCCGGTGCATCGCTCGCAGCCGAAGACGGCGCCGACGACCATCACGGCGGGTGCGGCTTCGACACCCCGGCGGCGGGCAGCGTCTGCTTCTTCCCGTCGGTCACGCACGCCAAGCCCGAACTGGGCAAGGTGCTGTTGTCGCTCGGCGTGGTGGCCGCGGGCTACGCCGCCGCCATCGCGTTCTGCCTGGCCTACTACCAGCGCCGCGACAAGCGCCTGGTGGGCCTCACCGAGCGGAACAAGTTCGCACGCGGCGGCTACCTGTTCTTGAAGAACAAGTACTACCTCGACGTGCTCTACAACAACGTGTTCGTCTACACGGTGTCACGCCCCGTCTCGAAGGCGGCCTACTGGATCAACCAGAACGTCCTCGACGGTACGGTCGACGCGGTCGGTCGAGGCGGCAAGAAGTCGGGCGACTGGGTCTACAAGAACCTCGACCAGCGCATCGTCGACGGAGCGGTCAACGGCTCCGGCACGATCGCATCCGAGACCGGCCACGGGCTGCAGAGCACGCAGTCCGGCAAGGTCAACCAGTACGGCGCACTCATCTTCGGCGCAGCAGCCGTCGGCGCCGTCGTCCTCGTCATCTTGAACGTCAACTAA
- the nuoK gene encoding NADH-quinone oxidoreductase subunit NuoK, whose protein sequence is MLQANFLLLAAVLFCIGVYGVIARRNAVMVLMSIELILNSVNLNFIAFALMNQNIDGHVFALFVIAIAAAEVGVGLAMVLLIYRNRKSIALDELSEMKG, encoded by the coding sequence ATGCTGCAAGCCAACTTCCTGCTCCTCGCCGCGGTCCTCTTCTGCATCGGGGTCTACGGCGTCATCGCCCGTCGCAACGCGGTGATGGTGCTGATGTCGATCGAGCTCATCTTGAACTCGGTCAACCTCAACTTCATCGCCTTCGCGCTCATGAACCAGAACATCGACGGTCACGTGTTCGCGCTGTTCGTCATCGCGATCGCCGCTGCCGAAGTCGGCGTGGGCCTCGCGATGGTGCTGCTGATCTACCGCAACCGCAAGTCGATCGCCCTCGACGAACTCTCGGAAATGAAGGGCTGA
- a CDS encoding NADH-quinone oxidoreductase subunit J family protein, which produces MMLAADGINVAQNIGFGIIAAVMIFSALCVVSTKNVVHAALWLVMVLAGVAAQYILAAAEFVAVSQVMVYIGAVMVLFLFGIMLTRAQIGSEEGLNNSTWALGIPVGVVLFGLLAWVVLDFTDDNVIAEPAGPAPTQAIADQVLSPYLIPFFGMTFVLLAAAVGAIVLARKD; this is translated from the coding sequence ATGATGCTCGCTGCTGACGGCATCAACGTCGCCCAGAACATCGGCTTCGGCATCATCGCCGCGGTCATGATCTTCTCGGCGCTCTGTGTCGTGTCGACCAAGAACGTGGTGCACGCCGCGCTGTGGCTGGTCATGGTGCTCGCCGGCGTCGCCGCGCAGTACATCCTGGCGGCCGCCGAGTTCGTCGCCGTGTCGCAGGTGATGGTCTACATCGGTGCGGTCATGGTGCTCTTCCTGTTCGGCATCATGCTCACGCGCGCCCAGATCGGCTCCGAAGAGGGGCTCAACAACTCGACGTGGGCGCTCGGCATCCCGGTCGGCGTGGTGCTGTTCGGCCTGCTCGCCTGGGTGGTGCTCGACTTCACCGACGACAACGTCATCGCCGAGCCCGCCGGCCCGGCACCCACGCAGGCCATCGCCGACCAGGTCCTGTCGCCGTATCTCATCCCGTTCTTCGGGATGACCTTCGTCCTGCTCGCCGCCGCCGTCGGCGCCATCGTCCTGGCACGGAAAGACTGA
- a CDS encoding 4Fe-4S binding protein, producing MPKVPGLLKGLGVTAKTLGRTVKDGANTVQYPHEKEAPPIRARGVIALHEDNCTACMLCSRSCPDWCIYIEGHKQLAPPRRAGGKPRQVNHLDRFDIDYALCMYCGICVEVCPFDALFWSPEYEYSEPKIADLLHDKSKLGEWMETVPEAPELEAGAGK from the coding sequence ATGCCCAAAGTTCCTGGACTGCTCAAGGGATTGGGCGTCACCGCGAAGACGCTCGGACGCACCGTCAAAGACGGCGCGAACACCGTGCAGTACCCGCACGAAAAAGAAGCGCCGCCCATCCGGGCGCGCGGCGTCATCGCCCTCCACGAAGACAACTGCACCGCCTGCATGCTGTGCTCGCGTAGCTGCCCCGACTGGTGCATCTACATCGAAGGCCACAAGCAGTTGGCGCCTCCACGCCGTGCCGGTGGCAAGCCGCGTCAGGTCAACCACCTCGACCGGTTCGACATCGACTACGCGCTGTGCATGTACTGCGGTATCTGCGTCGAGGTGTGCCCGTTCGACGCACTGTTCTGGAGCCCGGAGTACGAGTACTCCGAGCCGAAGATCGCCGATCTGCTCCACGACAAGTCGAAGCTCGGCGAGTGGATGGAAACCGTGCCAGAGGCACCCGAACTCGAAGCCGGAGCCGGCAAATGA
- a CDS encoding complex I subunit 1/NuoH family protein gives MIGLLATDYDFAYWTQSIFRVVGGLVAVLLPAGGIVYLFLFKMMSFMQSRLGPMEAGPYGSMQLLAEVGKWMQKEDIAPDNADKPIFKIAPLIVLMSTFLLIAVVPFGPDAFFTDFDAGVFYFLAVGSVSVLGILVAGWASANKYSLLGGLRAAGQLIAYELPMVLATLGVVIQAGSMNLNRIVEVQNTGEIFGIGFLGNPFILTQGVGFLIFMIAVQAELTQSPFDMPIAESELVSGYMTEYTGFRFLIFFIAEFATAGVFAFIASVLFLGGWGVPFEWFGWDNLDEVAWWMNLVGPVILATKMFVLVGIIMWVRFSYPRFREDQLQTFAWKFLIPLSLANIAVTAILKVAV, from the coding sequence GTGATTGGTCTTCTCGCAACCGACTACGACTTCGCGTACTGGACGCAGTCCATCTTCCGCGTCGTCGGTGGGCTCGTCGCGGTGCTGCTCCCTGCGGGCGGCATCGTGTACCTGTTCCTGTTCAAGATGATGTCGTTCATGCAGAGCCGTCTCGGCCCCATGGAAGCGGGCCCGTACGGCTCGATGCAGCTGCTCGCCGAAGTCGGCAAGTGGATGCAGAAGGAAGACATCGCTCCCGACAACGCCGACAAGCCGATCTTCAAGATCGCGCCGCTGATCGTCCTGATGTCGACGTTCCTCCTGATCGCCGTCGTGCCGTTCGGCCCCGACGCGTTCTTCACCGACTTCGACGCCGGAGTGTTCTACTTCCTCGCCGTCGGTTCGGTCAGCGTGCTCGGCATCCTCGTCGCCGGCTGGGCGAGTGCCAACAAATACTCGCTCCTCGGTGGTCTGCGCGCCGCCGGTCAGCTCATCGCCTACGAACTCCCGATGGTGCTCGCCACGCTCGGTGTCGTCATCCAGGCCGGTTCGATGAACCTCAACCGGATCGTCGAAGTCCAGAACACCGGCGAGATCTTCGGCATCGGGTTCCTCGGCAACCCGTTCATCCTGACCCAGGGCGTCGGCTTCCTGATCTTCATGATCGCCGTGCAGGCCGAACTCACGCAGTCGCCGTTCGACATGCCGATCGCCGAGTCCGAGCTCGTATCGGGCTACATGACCGAGTACACCGGCTTCCGGTTCCTCATCTTCTTCATCGCCGAGTTCGCCACGGCCGGCGTGTTCGCCTTCATCGCCTCGGTGCTCTTCCTCGGCGGTTGGGGCGTGCCGTTCGAGTGGTTCGGCTGGGACAACCTCGACGAGGTCGCCTGGTGGATGAACCTCGTCGGCCCGGTGATCCTCGCCACGAAGATGTTCGTCCTCGTCGGCATCATCATGTGGGTGCGCTTCAGCTACCCACGTTTCCGTGAAGATCAACTCCAGACCTTCGCCTGGAAGTTCCTCATTCCGCTGTCGCTCGCCAACATCGCCGTGACGGCAATTCTCAAGGTGGCTGTGTAA
- a CDS encoding NADH-quinone oxidoreductase subunit D → MAPTLSDRQQLSYIASQAADARLNVELETEGMTLNIGPQHPATHGTLRIIARLDGEQVVWAEPSAGYMHRGYEKLTEVRTFPQVTTLINRIDWLGSFANEVPFILAAEQLMEIEAPPRAQVIRTILFELSRIANVSLFLGDLGVQMGAITPVFLAFRDREYVLNLIEGATGGRFHPNFDRIGGLKDDLPKGWIDETKQVMKKLIAFCDEIEDLLFGNEIFQSRMRGIGVIPADIAKEYGLSGANLRASGVDYDLRRDNPVGLAWDKADWKVWTHPDGDSWARCWIRLQETRESCKIVQQLVEQIPAGPIMTKVPRIIKVPEGEAYVSTENPLGEMGYYVVSKGDLGPFRVKIRSASFNNISVTPWVLKGVYVPDIITILASLYFILGDIDR, encoded by the coding sequence ATGGCTCCGACTCTGAGCGACCGCCAGCAACTGTCGTACATCGCCTCGCAGGCCGCCGACGCGCGCCTCAACGTCGAACTCGAGACCGAGGGCATGACCCTCAACATCGGCCCGCAGCACCCGGCCACTCACGGCACGCTGCGCATCATCGCTCGCCTCGACGGCGAGCAGGTCGTGTGGGCCGAACCGTCGGCCGGCTACATGCACCGCGGCTACGAGAAGCTCACCGAGGTCCGTACGTTCCCGCAGGTCACCACGCTGATCAACCGGATCGACTGGCTCGGCAGCTTCGCCAACGAAGTGCCGTTCATCCTCGCCGCCGAACAGTTGATGGAGATCGAAGCGCCGCCGCGTGCGCAGGTCATCCGCACCATCCTGTTCGAGCTGTCGCGCATCGCCAACGTGTCGCTGTTCCTCGGCGACCTCGGCGTGCAGATGGGCGCGATCACCCCGGTGTTCCTCGCCTTCCGTGACCGCGAGTACGTCCTCAACCTCATCGAGGGCGCCACGGGCGGACGCTTCCACCCAAACTTCGACCGCATCGGTGGCCTCAAAGACGACCTGCCGAAGGGCTGGATCGACGAGACCAAGCAGGTCATGAAGAAGCTCATCGCGTTCTGCGACGAGATCGAAGACCTGCTGTTCGGCAACGAGATCTTCCAGAGCCGTATGCGCGGCATCGGCGTGATCCCCGCCGACATCGCCAAGGAGTACGGCCTGTCGGGCGCCAACCTGCGTGCCTCGGGCGTCGACTACGACCTCCGGCGCGACAACCCGGTCGGGCTCGCCTGGGACAAGGCCGACTGGAAGGTCTGGACGCACCCCGACGGTGACTCGTGGGCACGCTGCTGGATCCGCCTCCAGGAGACCCGCGAATCGTGCAAGATCGTGCAGCAGCTCGTCGAGCAGATTCCGGCCGGTCCGATCATGACCAAGGTGCCGCGCATCATCAAGGTTCCGGAGGGTGAGGCGTACGTCTCCACCGAGAACCCGCTCGGTGAGATGGGCTACTACGTGGTGTCGAAGGGTGATCTCGGACCCTTCCGCGTCAAGATCCGCTCGGCCAGCTTCAACAACATCAGCGTCACGCCGTGGGTCCTGAAGGGTGTCTACGTGCCCGACATCATCACGATCCTTGCCAGCCTCTACTTCATCCTCGGAGACATCGACCGGTGA
- a CDS encoding NADH-quinone oxidoreductase subunit C: MAPLSDTETPSTDEAPQALPGDGLREGIVDDLRNRIGASLIDSHIVPNTDLTVRVATDAWAETAAALKTAGFTWFSFLSAIDWMPSPYGNGENDPTVERAPIDMTITQGTCGGETRMQVFARLTDLDRHVGITIKADVPDDAPVVDSWTRSFAGANWHERECHEMFGIGFNGHPDLRNMYLPGDFEGHPLKKDFPLLARMVKPWPGIVDVEPMPEQPEPAQDAAEGGES, translated from the coding sequence GTGGCCCCATTGAGTGACACCGAGACCCCCTCGACCGACGAGGCGCCCCAGGCGCTGCCCGGCGACGGACTGCGCGAAGGCATCGTCGACGACCTGCGCAACCGCATCGGCGCATCGCTGATCGACTCGCACATCGTGCCCAACACCGATCTCACGGTCCGTGTGGCCACCGACGCCTGGGCCGAAACGGCCGCGGCGTTGAAGACCGCCGGGTTCACCTGGTTCAGCTTCCTCTCGGCCATCGACTGGATGCCGTCGCCGTATGGCAACGGCGAGAACGACCCGACGGTCGAGCGAGCACCGATCGACATGACGATCACCCAGGGCACCTGTGGCGGCGAGACCCGCATGCAGGTCTTCGCTCGCCTGACCGATCTCGACCGTCACGTCGGCATCACCATCAAGGCCGACGTGCCCGACGATGCGCCGGTCGTCGATTCGTGGACTCGCTCGTTCGCCGGTGCGAACTGGCACGAGCGCGAGTGCCACGAGATGTTCGGGATCGGCTTCAACGGCCACCCCGACCTGCGCAACATGTACCTGCCTGGCGACTTCGAAGGACACCCGTTGAAGAAGGACTTCCCGCTGCTCGCCCGCATGGTCAAGCCGTGGCCGGGCATCGTCGACGTCGAACCGATGCCCGAACAGCCCGAACCTGCGCAAGACGCCGCGGAAGGCGGTGAGTCCTGA
- a CDS encoding NADH-quinone oxidoreductase subunit B, which yields MGLVDKGRMPAPLTKLFNMSRSYSLWVYQWGLACCAIEMGAAFGSPRYDVMRLGVIPLPASPRQADFVCVSGTVTDKMAPAVKRLWEQMPEPKYAISMGSCANCGGPYWDSYSVTKGVDQIIPIDVYVPGCPPRPEALLEGVVLLQQRIKNEDMQAKWKGDEFTTLQATREAERGQLSAGEPTGQTTHDISTDPQPIPERDRPEPIVVGGGPIE from the coding sequence ATGGGTCTCGTAGACAAGGGCCGGATGCCGGCACCGCTGACGAAGCTGTTCAACATGAGCCGCTCGTACAGCCTGTGGGTGTACCAGTGGGGCCTCGCCTGCTGCGCCATCGAAATGGGTGCCGCGTTCGGTTCGCCGCGCTACGACGTGATGCGCCTCGGCGTCATCCCGCTGCCCGCGAGCCCGCGCCAGGCCGACTTCGTGTGCGTGTCGGGCACGGTCACCGACAAGATGGCCCCCGCCGTGAAGCGCCTCTGGGAGCAGATGCCCGAGCCGAAGTACGCCATCTCGATGGGCTCGTGCGCCAACTGCGGCGGCCCGTACTGGGACAGCTACTCGGTCACCAAGGGCGTCGATCAGATCATCCCGATCGACGTGTACGTGCCGGGCTGCCCGCCGCGCCCCGAAGCACTGCTCGAAGGTGTCGTGCTGCTGCAGCAGCGGATCAAGAACGAAGACATGCAGGCCAAGTGGAAGGGCGACGAGTTCACCACCCTCCAGGCCACGCGCGAAGCCGAGCGCGGCCAGTTGAGCGCAGGGGAGCCCACCGGGCAGACCACCCACGACATCTCGACCGACCCGCAGCCGATTCCCGAGCGCGACCGCCCGGAACCGATCGTGGTGGGCGGTGGCCCCATTGAGTGA
- a CDS encoding NADH-quinone oxidoreductase subunit A, with protein MSDFLRDYLNVIWFGATALVVGGLLLGLAAAVRPTSPSAEKYIAYESGVDPVGMGWSQSQVRYYVFALLFVIFDVEAVFLFPWAISVERYGTFGLVVMLVFMFLLLDGLFYAWKRGLLRWV; from the coding sequence ATGTCGGACTTTCTCCGCGATTACCTGAACGTCATCTGGTTCGGGGCGACCGCTCTCGTAGTCGGTGGGCTCCTGCTCGGACTCGCTGCTGCGGTACGCCCGACGAGCCCCTCGGCCGAGAAGTACATCGCGTACGAATCGGGCGTCGATCCGGTCGGAATGGGCTGGTCGCAGAGCCAGGTTCGCTACTACGTGTTCGCCCTGCTCTTCGTCATCTTCGACGTCGAAGCCGTGTTCCTGTTCCCGTGGGCGATCTCGGTCGAGCGATACGGCACCTTCGGACTCGTCGTGATGCTCGTCTTCATGTTCTTGTTGCTCGACGGTCTGTTCTATGCGTGGAAGCGCGGATTGCTGCGTTGGGTCTGA
- a CDS encoding helix-turn-helix transcriptional regulator produces the protein MGEVTERRADVVARLVDRLGSAERPTSVVLRGPAGIGKSHLAAAVAARLAERGLPVRRAAGGEAQRQLGFGALLHLLPADAAPVSVEFELVQRLRSALISQAHTAVLVVDDIALLDDRSAGLIEGVLLHGDVVVVATERTPLSGAPTEHALSAVLRSTAEFVDVPAMSSAELAELLLDWAGPGEIGSVRRLCEMARGNPLVLRELLTSARSTGGMSERGGLWYLDGFRASGHSLERLVSEHLDRLDEHAWELMRCLAVAGTLPRHLAARIDVESLERLERDGLLRGDPTTIGHPLYAEVIVDSLSAEQVRRVCSKLVASIGPHDDVDAARLGSWLLRADHGIDDTVARRGVALALARWENDLARRLIEAIAEPTVDDRVQLIWAHANAGEIDQAAEAAEAAVDSSSTDHERVHAELARAELWALQMNRSREAYAALADLRARLSDATLVAQVDGATALYSQMTGNSALASVAGASASAAAEVDDDESRLAVLMADAFGKVFSGAFDAARSSIEAGLALAEQRAERHQWVRLKIADALRAFLSGELALCRSVVDEALDLADVSGVRPAHVVWLGLASQVAQVDGDYDLAERRAREAVRAGDHVDDFGSAGFARGDLDALLIELGRAVRLDSASSKIGRARGQIRLAPSAEADQLAAELAATTAEAGYVLWGPWIAREAVRRGPSPRCAELLATWADEHDGPVVRALSEHASGLVEADAERVGNAARSLEQAGYRMPSLEAFVASFELALEQGDDSPMLRRRILATRALVDGVVPCLPPMLAERYDAVCEAAGMPTDRQIEIARLAAAGKASKEIAAELVVSARTVDNHLAAVYKKLGVNSRDGLADLLA, from the coding sequence ATGGGAGAAGTGACCGAACGGCGCGCCGACGTCGTCGCGCGACTCGTCGACCGACTCGGCTCGGCGGAGCGCCCCACCTCCGTGGTGCTTCGAGGGCCCGCCGGCATCGGCAAGTCCCACCTCGCCGCGGCCGTTGCCGCCCGGCTCGCCGAACGCGGCCTGCCCGTGCGCCGCGCTGCGGGTGGCGAAGCTCAGCGCCAACTCGGTTTCGGTGCGCTGCTCCATCTGCTCCCCGCCGACGCCGCCCCGGTCTCGGTCGAGTTCGAGCTCGTCCAGCGGTTGCGATCGGCGCTCATCTCCCAGGCGCACACCGCCGTGCTGGTCGTCGACGACATCGCGCTGCTCGACGATCGATCGGCGGGTCTGATCGAAGGGGTGTTGCTGCACGGCGACGTGGTCGTGGTGGCGACCGAGCGCACGCCGCTGTCGGGTGCGCCCACCGAACACGCACTGTCGGCAGTGCTTCGGTCGACCGCAGAGTTCGTCGACGTGCCCGCCATGAGCTCCGCGGAGCTCGCCGAACTGTTGCTCGACTGGGCGGGCCCCGGCGAGATCGGGTCGGTGCGCCGACTCTGCGAGATGGCGCGCGGCAACCCGCTGGTGTTGCGCGAACTGCTCACCTCGGCGCGGTCGACCGGCGGGATGAGCGAGCGTGGCGGCCTCTGGTATCTCGACGGGTTCCGCGCCTCGGGGCACTCGCTCGAACGTCTCGTCAGCGAACATCTCGACCGCCTCGACGAACACGCCTGGGAGCTGATGCGCTGCCTCGCCGTCGCAGGCACGCTCCCGCGCCACCTGGCGGCGCGAATCGACGTCGAGTCGCTCGAGCGACTCGAACGTGACGGTCTGCTGCGCGGTGACCCGACCACGATCGGTCATCCGTTGTACGCCGAGGTCATCGTCGATTCGCTGTCGGCCGAGCAGGTCCGCCGCGTCTGCTCCAAGCTCGTCGCCTCCATCGGCCCGCACGACGATGTCGACGCCGCTCGCCTCGGGTCGTGGTTGCTGCGCGCCGATCACGGCATCGACGACACCGTGGCCCGTCGCGGCGTCGCACTCGCGCTCGCCCGCTGGGAGAACGATCTGGCCCGCCGGTTGATCGAGGCGATCGCCGAGCCCACCGTCGACGATCGCGTGCAGCTCATCTGGGCCCACGCGAACGCTGGTGAGATCGATCAGGCCGCCGAGGCGGCCGAGGCGGCCGTCGACTCGTCGTCGACCGATCACGAGCGCGTCCACGCCGAACTCGCGCGAGCGGAACTGTGGGCGCTGCAGATGAACCGCAGCCGTGAGGCGTACGCCGCGCTCGCCGACCTGCGTGCTCGGCTCTCCGACGCGACGCTCGTCGCGCAGGTCGACGGCGCCACGGCGCTGTACTCACAGATGACCGGCAACAGCGCGTTGGCGAGCGTGGCGGGAGCGTCGGCATCGGCCGCCGCAGAGGTCGACGACGACGAGTCGCGGCTCGCCGTGTTGATGGCCGACGCGTTCGGCAAGGTCTTCTCGGGTGCCTTCGACGCGGCGCGTTCGTCGATCGAGGCGGGGCTCGCGCTGGCCGAACAGCGCGCCGAGCGACATCAGTGGGTTCGCTTGAAGATCGCCGACGCGCTCCGCGCGTTCCTGTCCGGCGAGCTCGCGCTGTGCCGGTCGGTCGTCGACGAAGCACTCGACCTCGCCGACGTGTCGGGGGTGCGACCCGCGCACGTCGTGTGGCTCGGGCTGGCCAGCCAGGTGGCGCAGGTCGACGGCGACTACGACCTCGCCGAACGACGGGCTCGCGAGGCGGTGCGCGCCGGCGACCACGTCGACGACTTCGGCTCCGCCGGGTTCGCGCGGGGCGATCTCGACGCACTGCTCATCGAACTCGGTCGAGCGGTGCGACTCGATTCGGCCTCGTCGAAGATCGGTCGCGCACGCGGGCAGATCCGCCTCGCGCCGTCCGCCGAGGCCGACCAGCTCGCAGCCGAGCTCGCCGCCACGACCGCCGAGGCCGGCTACGTGTTGTGGGGGCCGTGGATCGCACGTGAAGCAGTGCGTCGTGGGCCGTCGCCACGCTGTGCCGAACTGCTCGCGACGTGGGCCGACGAGCACGACGGCCCGGTGGTGCGAGCGCTCAGCGAGCACGCGTCGGGTCTGGTGGAGGCCGACGCCGAACGCGTGGGCAACGCCGCCCGCTCACTCGAACAGGCGGGCTATCGGATGCCGTCGCTGGAGGCGTTCGTCGCGTCGTTCGAGCTGGCGCTGGAACAGGGCGACGACTCACCGATGCTGCGCCGTCGCATCCTTGCGACGAGAGCGCTCGTCGACGGCGTCGTCCCGTGCCTGCCACCGATGTTGGCCGAGCGATACGACGCCGTGTGCGAAGCCGCCGGCATGCCGACCGACCGTCAGATCGAGATCGCGCGGCTCGCCGCGGCCGGCAAGGCCAGCAAGGAGATCGCCGCCGAACTCGTCGTGTCGGCGCGCACGGTCGACAACCACCTGGCCGCGGTCTACAAGAAACTCGGCGTCAACAGCCGCGACGGGCTCGCCGATCTGCTCGCCTGA